One genomic window of Deltaproteobacteria bacterium includes the following:
- a CDS encoding sulfopyruvate decarboxylase — protein sequence MNPTEAAKTIVTGLKGAGINLIATLPDVNLAELLREVDEDHDFTHVPLCREEEGIGICTGAYLVGKKCAAIMQNGGFFNSNNAIVSTLLQYQIPLLLLIYYAGDIGDRTFSTTGSMTEPVLQALGIRYYIMRNPVDVPELIQRAQVMTEDAKRPVALLMTKEVLGRRALLQSL from the coding sequence ATGAATCCAACCGAAGCGGCGAAAACCATCGTAACTGGCCTCAAAGGCGCGGGCATCAATCTCATCGCCACCCTGCCCGATGTCAATCTCGCCGAGCTGCTGCGTGAAGTTGACGAAGATCATGATTTCACCCATGTGCCGTTGTGCCGCGAGGAAGAGGGCATCGGCATTTGCACCGGCGCTTATCTGGTCGGCAAAAAATGCGCCGCGATCATGCAGAACGGCGGCTTTTTCAACAGCAACAACGCCATCGTCAGTACTTTGCTGCAGTATCAAATTCCGCTTTTACTGCTGATCTATTATGCCGGCGATATCGGCGATCGAACTTTTAGCACCACCGGCAGTATGACCGAGCCGGTGCTGCAAGCGTTGGGGATTCGCTATTACATCATGCGCAACCCGGTCGATGTGCCCGAGCTGATTCAGCGCGCCCAGGTTATGACCGAGGATGCCAAGCGGCCGGTGGCGCTGTTGATGACCAAAGAAGTGCTCGGGCGCCGCGCGCTATTGCAGTCGCTTTGA